Below is a window of Ruegeria sp. THAF33 DNA.
CCGTCGCGAACCAAAATATCGGCCTTGGACAATTCCTGTCGGGACTCGTCCATCGTCAGGATCAGATCAGCATTCTTGAGTAGGATTTCCGTCATATCGCGCTCCTGCATCTGCCCGTCTCATGCAAGAAGTGCGTCGGCCGGTGGAAAACGGGCGCAAGAACCGGCCATCACCGGTTTAGTTGCCTTTGATGCGCCGGGCAACAGAATTCAGAAGTGGCGGAGTATCTCAAGCGCTGCGGCGTGAAGGTCAGCGTTTGCCGCAGCCAGCGCCCGGCCGCCTTGATGTGCCGGGCCGCCCTGCCAATCGGTCACGATACCGCCGGCCGCCTGAATAACTGCAATCGGCGCTTGGATATCATAGGAGTTCAAGCCCGCCTCGATCACCAAATCCGCCTGCCCGGCAGCCAGAAGCGCATAGGCATAGCAATCCATTCCATAGCGCGTCAGCTGCACCTGCTCGGACACCGCCTGAAACCCTGCGCGGTCCTTCGGGGTTCCAACTTCGGGGAACGTGGTAAACAAGGTCGCCTGATCCAGCGCCCTGGTATCGCGCGTTTGCATTCTTCTGGTGCCCTGCGGACCGGTCATGTGAGCACCGGAAGACGATCCGACAAAGCGCTCTCCGATATACGGCTGATCGATTACCCCCATAAAAGGCCCGTCCTGATCACTCAGCGCAATCAGAACACCCCAGGTTGGCGTGCCGCTGATAAACCCACGGGTCCCATCGATGGGATCCAGTACCCAGGTGCGGCCACTGGTGCCCGTATGCGCGCCGAACTCTTCGCCCAGCACACCGTCATCCGGGCGCCGCCGCGCCAGAACGTCCCGCATCGCCTGTTCAGCGGCACGATCAGCCACTGTCACCGGGTCGAACCCATCGGCCAGCTTGTTCGTGGTTTCAAGATTTGTTTGACGAAAAAAGGGGAGTATGGCCTCACGCGCAGCTTCGGCCATTTCTTCGGCAATTTCGATATCGCTCTGTGTCGTCAGTTGCATGACCCTGAGGTGCGAGCAATCCGCGACAAAGTCAAGTCAGTCAGGCAACGTCGCTGAGAACCCGCGCCAGCTCGAAAAGGCGGCGACGCTGGTTTTCCGGAATCGCATAGTAAGAGCGCACCAGATCCAAAGCCTCTTTGTCACCCATCAAGTCGGCAGGGACGGATTTCTTGTCCGCATCGCCTTTCTGGGCTTCTTCCAGACCTTCGAAGAAAAAGCTGACCGGAACATCCAGCGCCTCGGCGATGTCCCACAAGCGGGATGCGCTGATTCGGTTGGCACCGGTCTCATATTTCTGGATTTGCTGAAACTTGATACCAACTTGCTGCGCCAACTGCTGCTGGGTCATCCCAATCAGCCAGCGGCGATGCCGAACGCGCTTGCCCACATGGACATCGACGTGATGAGTCATTGGTATTCTCCTATACTACACAAACATCTGCACGGGATTTTGCGACGTCCGATATCGCAGTTTTAGAGAGCTCCCCTTAACCGCTCCCTAATACGGACTGTACCGCCCCCCGTTTACAGCACTGATTGTTTATAATGCCGGTTTTGAGATTTTTTTCAAGCTGGTTGAGTCGAATGCCCCTGACAGGGATTTGTGGTTGTATTACCCACAGCCTTTACAGAACCGTATTCCTGCAACTGAATCCTCCTTCAAAATCGGGGGCCTTTTGCACCCGCGCAGCAAACGGATTGACTTTTCTGACGGCACACGCGCCTATGTCGGAAACTCTTGAGGAACAATATGCGGGCCTATTGCATTCCATCCGACGGGGCGTCTGCCCAGCTTTGTGACGTGAAAATACCCGAGCCGGGCGAAGGCCAGGTGCGGGTCGCGATAAAAGCTTGCGGCCTGAATTTCGCCGATCTGCTGATGCAGACGGGGGCGTATCAGGACACGCCACCTGCCCCATTCACTCTGGGCATGGAGATCGCCGGTATCGTGGAGACAGTCGGGCCCGGCGTTTCAACACTCAGCCCAGGCGACCGGATCGCAGTCTATTCCGGTCAGGGTGGGTTGGCCGAGTACGGTGTATTCGACGCGGATCGTGCGATCGTGCTGCCGGACGACACCGGATTCGAAGACGCCGCCGCCATCCAGATCGCTTATGCCACCAGTCACATGGCCCTTGATCACAGGGCACGCCTGCAACCCGGTGAAACCCTTCTGGTTACCGGCGCAGCGGGAGGCGTCGGCCTGACTGCCGTCGAAATCGGCAAGCTTATGGGCGCCACGGTCATCGCGCAGGCGCGCGGCGAGAACAAGCTTGCCGTTGCCCGTGCCGCTGGTGCCGATCATCTGATCGATGCTTCCGAAGACCTGCGCGAGCGGGTCAAATCGCTGGGTGGCGCGGATGTCGTCTATGACGTCATCGGCGGGGATGTGTTCAAGGCCGCGTTCAGGGCCACCAATCCCGAAGGGCGTTTGCTGCCCATCGGCTTCGCCGGGGGCGACATCCCGCAGATTCCGGCCAATCATCTGCTGGTCAAAAACCTGACCGTGATCGGGGTGTATATCGGCGGCTATCTGAAATTCCGACCCGAAGCTGTGCGCAACAGTTTCGACACCCTGTTCAAGTGGCATTCAGAGGGCAGGATAAAACCGCACATCAGTCACGTCCTGCCACTTGAAGATGTCGCGCATGCAATGCAGTTGCTGAAAGAGCGAAAATCCACGGGCAAGATCGTGATCACGCCCTGATCGTGATCATCCAACCACGGCCCGCAACTGGGTACCGCCCAGCAATCTGAAGTTCTGTCGCACCAAATGTGCCAGAGCTTCGACAACCGCATCCCGGCCCTGCTCGCCACCGTAGACGTTGATCATATGCGCAGGTAAATCCGGCAGAGCCCCAGCCGAGTCGATCTGTTCAAGATGTGCGGCCTCGGTTCCGTCCAGCATTGCGTGAACCGCAAGATCGGCACTGACCGTGGCTTCTATGGTACGGTCGTTTTCGGTTTCCACGGACAGCTCCCACGGTATTCCGGCCGCATCCAGCGCCGATATGACCTGCGGTCTGAACAAGCAGCGCCGCCCCAGCGCCAGAGGCAACGGACGCTTGCGCCATGCGGACCCGCCCGGCGCGCCGATCCAGCGCAACGGCAGCTCTGCGATGGTCTCTGCACCAGCGGCCGAAGACGGTTCGGTCGTTAGGATCACATCACATTCGCCCCGTTTGTACATGTCTTTCAATTGCAGTGAGTAGGACGACACCAACTGCACCCTGACGCGGGGAAAATCGGCGTTGAACCGTTGCAGGACCCGGGGGATCGCGGGGTAGACGATGTCATGGGGAACGCCCAGAACCACTTCGCCCTCAAAGGCCTGATCGGTGAGTTTTGAGATTACCTCGTCATTCAGGGCAATCATGCGGCGCGCGTAGGCCAGCAGCTGCTCACCGGATGCGGTCAGGGCAATTGTTCTGCCGCTTCGATCCAGCAACTCCAGGCCCAGCAGCTCCTCCAGCCGCTTCAGCTGCATGGACACCGCAGACTGCGTCAGGTGCAGAAATCCGGCGGCGCGGGTTACACCGCCCTGATCCGCCACCGCCACAAAGGATCGCAGGGTTGTAATGTCCAGATTTCGCATCTTCACGATTCCTTATGCGTTCCATCAAAAATATTCGTTTTTAAAATGTGTCACACTCACCCATATCAATCAAGGAAATTGATAACAGCCAGCAAAACCATCGAGAATACAGAAAGGACAAGTTATGACGCAACTCGCAATCCATAATCCCTGCAAACCGGCCAAACGTTCCTTGGTGTCCCTGATCTCTCAAGCGTTCGAACTGTCCAGACAGCGGCGAAATCTGGCAAAGCTGGATGCTGCCGTGCTGGACGACATCGGAGTCACCCGCGAGGAAGCATCCGCAGAAGCAAAACGCTTTTTCTGGGATGCACCTCAATTCTGGAAAAGGTGACTGTGACTCTCATATTTTTATGGCGATGGGCGACCTTGAGTCGCCTGTTGGCATTTTTGTTGCGTGTTTTAGTCGGTTTTCGCCCGGAATCTCTTGAAACACAGCCCCTTGTTGCCGATATTTAGATGGAAAACCGCCCCGCTCTGCCGGGGCGCTCTAACTTGACGACTAGGGAGACCCTTTGATGGCACAATTCGACACGATCCGGACGGCATCCGGCGCGCGCGCCGCCGAGATTGATCAGGGCCTGCGCGCCCACATGAACAAAGTCTACGGCACCATGTCCGTCGGCATGCTGATCACGGCACTGGCGGCATGGGCTATTGCCGGTCTGGCAGTAACCAGCGATCCAAGCAACGCGGTCGCACAAATCGGCGCAGACCGCTATCTGACGAGCCTGGGCGGCGCGCTGTTCCTGTCGCCGCTGAAATGGGTGGTCATGTTCGCTCCGCTGGCCTTCATCTTCTTTGGATGGGGTGCCCTGATGCGCCGTGGCTCAGCCGCGACCGTTCAGCTTGGCTTTTTCGTCTTTGCCGCCGTGATGGGCATCTCGATGAGCTCGATCTTTCTGGTCTTCACGCCCTACTCGATTACCCAGACCTTCCTGGTGACGTCGATCGCCTTTGCTGGCCTCAGCCTTTATGGCTACACCACAAAGCGGAACCTCAGCGGAATGGGCACTTTCCTGATGATGGGTGTGATCGGTTTGCTGGTTGCGATGATCATCAACCTGTTCCTGCAATCCGGCGTAATGATGCTGGCCATCTCGGCCATCGGCATCCTGATCTTTGCCGGTCTGACTGCGTTCTATACCCAGGACATCAAGAACACTTACGTCGCCCACGCTGCACATGGCGACCAGGAATGGCTGGACAAAGCTGCCTTCGACGGCGCGCTGAGCCTGTATATCTCGTTCCTGAACATGTTCCAGTTCCTGCTGATGTTCATGGGTCAGCAAGAATAAGCCTTGCCGACAACCGAATTGGTTCAGGGCCGGTCCACGACCGGCCCTTTTCTTTTGCGCGACGGGTTTCTTTTGCCCGGAAATGAAAAACCCCGCCGTCGAGGCGAGGCTTTGAGATGCTGGGACGTAATCGGGTTCAGCTACAGTTCAGCGGTATGGCGAAACCGGAACTTTTCTCGGAGGTTCCTTTGCGGAATACACCGCCAGCTGGCAGACAGCCGGTAAAACGCTCTGTTTCTTCCGCAAAGCCTACACCGATCGAATTGTCCACCTTCACACTGTTCGAACTCGTGCGCAGCACACCAAACAAGGTGCCGTTGACACTGACAGTGCTGAGAAACAGGTTTGTGTCGCTTCCTTGCAGTTGAACAGCAGTGTTTGGCGTCTGCCCGCCATTGTCTATTGCAACCGAAGCCACCTTGGACGGCTCAACCTCATCACTCAAAAGCGTGACTGTCCGCAGTTCCGCCAGCTCTGCCGGAACGTTGGTCGCGTCTGGCAGAAAGGCGACGGCACCGGGTACGTCCGAAATCGTGCGCGGTTCGCCATCGATTCCAGTAAACCCGACACCTTCGCGGTTAAACGGGTCTTCACAGGCCGCTAGGGTCAGAACGGCAATTGTGGATAACAAGATTTTTTTCATGGCGGTCAACATTTTGTGGCGGTTTGCTGAAGCGTACTTGCAGGTTCCCACAAAAAGCAAGCCGCAGGGGATGCGATTGTCCCAAACGCTGATGCGCCACTGCAACGGACTGCCGCAGCTTGCCATCCGCTGAAATCAGGAAACCGGAACTGAAAAAGGGCTCTGTGCAACAGAGCCCTTTTTCGGAATTCCAAATGGAATGGCAGATTACTTGATCTTGCCTTCCTTGTACTCGACATGCTTGCGAACGACCGGGTCGTATTTACGAATGGTCATTTTCTCAGTCATGGTGCGCGCGTTCTTCTTGGTCACATAGAAGTGGCCCGTGCCCGCGGTCGAGTTCAGACGGATCTTGATTGTCGTCGGCTTCGCCATGGTTATCTCCTGCGTCCGAAAAGGCAGGGGCCTTTCGGTTGAATTCCTATGAGCGTGCGCTTTTACGCGCTGCACCGCCTATGTCAAGGCCAATCGGGTGATACAGGCACAGGAATCTGGTGCAGGTTCAACTAGGCAGGGTTGGCGCGCCCATATACGTGTGAATCTGGTCCCTTTCCGCGTCGGAAAGACCCAGAGCGGTGGACAATTGCCGCAGGTAAGACGCCTCGCGCGCGTTGTCCAGACGGATCGCAGCCAGGGAAGTTGCATAGATCTGCGTCTTGAGCGGCGCACCAGAATCAGCCGCCAACCCCATGACGTCAATCGGTGCGTTTAGCTGCTCTTGCACGAATGCGCGCTCTTCCTCGCTGACATCATCGCCCAATTCACCCAGGATGATTTCCTTTTCCTGTTCGTCCAGTTCGCCATCTGCCTTGGCAGCCTGAATCATTGCGCGCAGCATGAGTTTTGCCTGCTCTTCCATCGCTGCACCCGCAGGCGTGCCGCCGAACACGGTTTCCATCATGTCACCTGTGTGTTGATTGGCAGTTTTGGCGGCCCCTTGCATGGCGTTCAACAACCCACCCAAACCAGCGGCTCCGGCTGTGCTGCCGCCAACCCCCATCTTGCTCATCATGTCCTGCAAGCCTGACGCGCCACCGGGCAGGCCAAATTGTTCTGCCATTTTGCCCAGCTGATCCACGCCAAAACCACCGCCCGCACCCTGCATCATGTCTTGCAGCCCAGCCATGCCGCCCATCTTCTGATATTTTTCCATGCCCTTGGCCGCAGCAAAACCAATGGCCACGGACGCCAGCGTTTTCATAAAGCTCATAATCAACCTCCCATATCTTCAAATTGGTTCCGAAAGTCTAACAGCCGAATGCAATCCCGAATACCGTGCTCAACCTGAACGCGACCGGCCCATAGCCCGGCACATGATAAAGCCCAAAGAAGGCATTTAATTTGCGGTCTTGTTTGTACATATCACGGATTCGTGATAGGTTCGCCCATCCAAGAAGCCGAATTCAGGCTCGAAGGCCGAGGCAGCGTGAATGGGGTCAACCTGCAACGAGCAGAGCTGTTTTATGCGACTTTTCTTGGGGGGCTATCATGACAGAATGGGCTATTCAGGCCGAAGAACTGGCCAATTGCAATTGCAACTTCGGTTGCCCGTGTCAGTTCAGCGTACTGCCGTCACACGGCAATTGCGAGGCGGTTGTCGTCTTTGACATTCAAAGCGGTCACTACGGTGACACTGATCTGGGCGGTCTTCGGGCGGCAGGTGTCTATTATTGGCCGGGACCAATTCATGAAGGTAACGGTCAGATGCAGCTGATCATTGATGAAAGCGCAACAGCTGAACAGCGTGCCGCGTTGCAAGCGATCATGACCGGTCAGGATACGGATGAAATGGCCACGTTCTGGTATGTCTTCAGCGCCATGGCGCCTTTGAAACATGAAACGCTGTTTGTTCCGATTGAACTGGACTGGAACCGTGAAGAGCGCAGCGGATACGCCAAGGTTGCCGGAGTTTTCGATGTTGAGGTCAATCCGATCCCTCATATCGTATCGGGCGCACCTCACCGCGCGTCGATACAGTTGCCGAACGGCTTTGAATACCACCACGCCGAGGCGGCATCGGGCAGTGCGACTACAACGGGTGGTCAGATCCGGCTGACCTTTGACGCAACCCATGCTCATCTGGCGCATCTGAACATCTCGGGCCATGGCGTCTTGGGCGCATAAGCAGAGAACACCCATGACCAAGCAGAACGCATCGCCCCGGGGCGGGACGGTTGAGTGGTTGCTGAGACAGGACAGCGCGATTGTTCTGGGAAGCGTTCTTCTGATCATCCTCGGTGCAACCTGGTACACGATAGCTGGCGTCGGGATGAACATGTCCGCGGTCGAGATGACCCGGATGGCCGGCCCTGTCGGAGATCCCATGAAAATGGGCCCGGCAGCAGCGTGGAGCGCAAGCTATGCCTTGCTGATTCTTCTGATGTGGTGGGTCATGATGATTGCCATGATGACCCCAAGCGCTGCGCCTGCCGTTCTTCTGTTCATCGCGGTCAAGCGGACAGGGCCTGAAAAGCATCGGACGGTTGCGTTCAGCCTGTGGTTTTTATCCGGCTATCTGGTGGCCTGGGGGGTGTTCAGCCTGATTGCAACGGCATTGCAATGGGGGTTGGAACAAATCGGGTTGTCCGACGGGCCGATGATGACGATCAGCTCGGGCGTCTTCGCAGGATGCGTTCTTCTGGCGGCCGGCGCCTATCAGTTTTCAGCTTTGAAAAACGCATGCCTGCGCCACTGTCAGAGCCCCGCACGTTTCCTGGCCGATCACAACCGACCCGGAACATTCGGTGCTTTCCGCACCGGTATCCTGCACGGCACGTATTGTCTGGGATGCTGCTGGGCACTGATGCTGCTGCTTTTCGTCGGGGGGATCATGAACCTCTACTGGATTGTCGGAATTGCCGCCTATGTCGCGCTGGAAAAACTTTTGCCCGGGGCCCGGTGGCTTGTGCCGGTAACAGGTTTTGCGCTGATCGGCGCTGGCCTCTGGTTCATCACGGCACCGTTGTTTTCCGGCACCTGATTTTGAACGGCCCCGGGGTCGGCTGACTTGAAGACCCAAAAACGATTTGACGCAACAGGAGGTATCAATGCCCATTTTCATTACTTACGCATCTTACTCGCAAGCCGGTGTCAAAGGCATGTTGCAAAAGCCCGAGAACCGCACCGGTCCGGTGAAAGCTCTGCTGGAAAAAGTAGGCGGCAGGCTGCTGTCCTTCTACATGACGACCGGCAGCAACGACGTGGTTGTGATCAGCGAAGCCCCAGATGGGACAGACGCCGTGGCCGTTGGCATGGCTGTCGCCGCGTCGGGTGCAGTGACGAACATCGAAACCGTCCGCGCCTGGACCGCAGACGAGTTCACGTCGATAACCGAGAAAGCGGCGGCGCTGACCGGTTCCTACACGCCTCCCGGAGGATAGGCGGATACGCGCGGAGGGCCTGTAAGCCGGATCTTGTTCCGGGGTTGCCCCCTTCGATGACCATTCCTCTAGGCCGTGCATTGCTGCGCGGCTCAAGCTGCCAACCCGGTCCCTCTCGGCCAAGACGTGCCTAGCGGCGGTATCGGCTTGCGCCGACCGGCCCGCGCGGGGACCCTATTTGGCATTGCTCCCGGTGGGGCTTGCCGTGCCGCCCCTGTTGCCAGGGGCGCGGTGGGCTCTTACCCCACCGTTTCACCCTTACCCTGAACCAAAGTTCCGGGCGGTCTGATTTCTGTGGCGCTTTCCGTCGGGTTGCCCCGCCCGGGCGTTACCCGGCACCGTTGTCTTGTGGAGTCCGGACTTTCCTCTCGGGCCTTGCGACCCCAGCGGCCATCCGGCCCTCCGCGCGTGGGTTGGGTAGGCTCTGCGGTCGGCGGCGTCAAGGGTGGATGGTTCAGACAAGGGGCCAGCCCCTTCTTGGCCTTCGGCCAATTCAACCCCGGGATATTTTCAGCCAGATGAAGGGCGGATCAGGAGTGCGGGATCAGCGGTGCAAGGTCGGCTTGCTGCAAAGGCCCCCTGCCCCATGGGCGGTATCGAAGGCGGACGGAATGCAACAGTGTATCATCGTCCGCATTAGCGCTGAAACCGGCGGCCCGAGCCAGGCTTCGGAACCGGCCCTTTGATGCAGTTTGCGGACCAGCGGCATATCCACGGGGCGCGGCCAGCAAGTTGCGCTCGAGCCGCAACCAGTCAAATCGCGGACCGGGGTCAAATTTGCGCCCGGGCGCCATGTCCGAATGGCCGATGACACCGTTTGGCAAGATGGCCCAACGGTGCATTATCTGGCGCAACAGCTGTTCCAGCCGGTGCATCTGGGGTTCAGGGAACGGATGCTTGCCAGCGTTGTCCAGCTCGATGCCTATGGACCGCGAGTTGATGTCGGTCTGACCGTGCCATTCTCCGGCACCCGCGTGCCAAGCCCGGTCTTCTTCGCGCACCATCTGCCACAGCGTGCCATCATTGCCGATCAGGTAATGGGCCGAGACCTCGGCCTTTGGGTCGCACAGACGATCCAAAGCCGCCTGAGCGCTGTCCATCGCCGTGTAATGGATCACGATCAAGGATGGTGTCAGACCATCTCGGCGCTCACCAAAATTGGGTGACGGATGCCAGATCGGGTTCAGGGGGTCAGTTGCTGACGGCACTGCGGAACGGGCTCGGGTCCCAGCCACACGCATAGCCATCCCCATCCGGGTCCAGACCTTTGCGGTCGCGCTGGGGGCCGCCATTGGACAGAAACTCGATCTGAGCCTGATCAGGGGATGGGAATTGCGCGCAGTTCCTCTGAGCCTTGGCCTGAAGGTTGAAACCGGACCGGCTGTAAAGTTGCACACCTACCGGATTGGACGTGCTCAGCGCGTATTGCACAATGTTTGTCTGGCCGCTCGCCGTGCGCTCGGGCACTGCCGTCGGGGCCACGAGTTCATACGTCTGGCGGTTCTGCTCGATCCGGGCGGCGTCGGATTCGATGCTGCGGCGTTCGGACACTGCAGAAAAATCCTGTTCATCCGAAATCGCGCCAGTGTTCGCCACGGGAACCGCCGTAACCGCGGCTGGGTTTTGGCCAGATGTGCTGGCCAATGCCGCCGCGGCCTGGTTGGCGATATCCGCGTTTTCACCCGTGGCAACAGGCGCCGTACCCGGGGCGCCCAGCGGTTGTTGTGAAACTTCGACCGGGGCCAGCAGAGGGTTGCCGGCCACGCCCTGACCTGCCAATTGAGCCTCGCGCTGCGCCTGGTATTCAGGCGTGTTGAAACCCGTGCTGGTCAGCGGCGCGACATCCGTGCACGCAGCTGCCAGTGCAAGAGCGGGGACCAAAAGCAAAACGCGCATTGTTTGGCTCCGTGTCTAGTGCTTCAGTTGCCCGAGGCTTACCACCATTTCCCGGGCTTGGCCACAAAACCGGCCGCGTTTTCCAGCGCATAGGCGGTATTGAGCAGGTCGCCTTCTTCCCAGGGACGCCCGATCAGCTGCAATCCCAGCGGAAGACCTTGTGTGTCCAGCCCTGCGGGGACCGAGATACCGGGCAATCCGGCCAGGTTCACGGTCACGGTGAAAACATCGTTCAAATACATTTGAACAGGATCTGCTTCGGTCATTTCGCCCAGACCGAAGGCCGCCGATGGGGTTGCCGGGGTCAGGATGGCGTCGACACCGGCCGCGAACACGTCTTCGAAGTCTTTCTTGATCAGCGTGCGCACCTTGCGGGCACGATTGTAATAGGCGTCGTAGAATCCAGCCGACAAAACATAGGTGCCGACCATGACCCGGCGCTGCACTTCGTGGCCAAAGCCCTCGGCGCGGGTCTTTTCGTACATCTCGGTGATGCCATCCCCCTGCGCCAACTGTGCACGATGCCCATAGCGGACACCGTCATAGCGGGCGAGGTTCGAAGACGCCTCGGCCGGGGCGATCACATAGTAGGCAGGCAGCGCATACTTGGTGTGCGGCAGCGAGATATCGACGATCTCGGCCCCCGCATCCTTCAGCATCGCGGCACCATCGGCCCAGAGCTTTTCGATCTCGGCGGGCATGCCGTCCATGCGGTATTCCTTGGGGATACCGATCTTCTTGCCCTTGATGTCGCCAGTCAGCATCGCTTCGAAATTCGGAACGGCCAGATCCGCACTGGTCGAATCCTTGGCGTCATGGCCGCACATGGTTTCCAGCATGATCGCGGCGTCGCGGACATTCTTGGTCATCGGACCGGCCTGATCCAGCGAGGACGCAAACGCCACAATGCCCCAGCGCGAGCAACGACCATAGGTCGGCTTGATGCCGGTGATCCCGACAAAAGCCGCGGGCTGCCGGATGGAACCGCCGGTATCGGTACCCGTTGCTGCAAGGCACAGATCGGCAGCAACGGCGGCCGCAGATCCGCCCGACGAACCGCCCGGCGTCAGCTGCGCATCATCGTTGCCACGACGCCACGGGCTGACCGCGTTGCCATAGACCGATGTTTCGTTGGACGAGCCCATGGCGAATTCGTCCATGTTCAGCTTGCCCAGCATCACCGCGCCTGCGTCGGCCAGTTGCTGTGACACGGTGGATTCGTATTCCGGCTTGAAGCCTTCAAGAATGCCCGACGCGGCTTGTGACGGCACGCCCTTGGTGCAGAACAGGTCCTTGATGCCGATCGGCAGGCCACACATTGACGGAGCGTCCCCGCCCTTGATCCGTTCATCCGCAGCCTTGGCGCGCTCCATCGCGATCTCGGGCGTCTTGTGGACGAATGCGTTCAGCGCATCTGCTTCATCAATGGCTTTCAAGCAGGCTTCTGTCAGCTCAACCGACGTGACGTCGCCGGCTCGCAACGCGTCGCGGGCCTCGGCCAGGCCCATTTTGTTCAGATCGCTCATGTCTTACTCCACCACTTTGGGGACTGCGAAGAACCCTTCGCGGGCGTCGGGGGCGTTGGCCAGAATCTTGTCCTGCTGATTGCCATCGGTGACTTCGTCCTGACGACGCTTGAGGCGCATGGGTGTGACCGAAACCATCGGCTCGACACCTTCCACA
It encodes the following:
- the gatA gene encoding Asp-tRNA(Asn)/Glu-tRNA(Gln) amidotransferase subunit GatA, producing MSDLNKMGLAEARDALRAGDVTSVELTEACLKAIDEADALNAFVHKTPEIAMERAKAADERIKGGDAPSMCGLPIGIKDLFCTKGVPSQAASGILEGFKPEYESTVSQQLADAGAVMLGKLNMDEFAMGSSNETSVYGNAVSPWRRGNDDAQLTPGGSSGGSAAAVAADLCLAATGTDTGGSIRQPAAFVGITGIKPTYGRCSRWGIVAFASSLDQAGPMTKNVRDAAIMLETMCGHDAKDSTSADLAVPNFEAMLTGDIKGKKIGIPKEYRMDGMPAEIEKLWADGAAMLKDAGAEIVDISLPHTKYALPAYYVIAPAEASSNLARYDGVRYGHRAQLAQGDGITEMYEKTRAEGFGHEVQRRVMVGTYVLSAGFYDAYYNRARKVRTLIKKDFEDVFAAGVDAILTPATPSAAFGLGEMTEADPVQMYLNDVFTVTVNLAGLPGISVPAGLDTQGLPLGLQLIGRPWEEGDLLNTAYALENAAGFVAKPGKWW
- the gatC gene encoding Asp-tRNA(Asn)/Glu-tRNA(Gln) amidotransferase subunit GatC, translating into MSIDQSTAAKVAKLARIKVEDDALPALASEFNTILGFIEQLNEVDVEGVEPMVSVTPMRLKRRQDEVTDGNQQDKILANAPDAREGFFAVPKVVE